The proteins below come from a single Nitrospirota bacterium genomic window:
- a CDS encoding type II toxin-antitoxin system PemK/MazF family toxin yields MTVYSFGDVILIGFPHTDLQGISKRPAVVLYDSGDQDILIARITSQEYTSDTDHRIINWKESGLIAESYIRLSKQATIEKHYVLKQFGAIDASEREHLKAILKRMFSL; encoded by the coding sequence ATGACAGTTTATAGCTTTGGAGATGTAATCCTCATCGGGTTTCCGCATACCGATTTGCAAGGCATATCAAAAAGGCCAGCAGTAGTTCTTTATGACTCCGGCGACCAAGATATTCTTATAGCAAGGATTACCTCTCAGGAATATACATCTGATACTGATCACCGGATTATTAACTGGAAAGAAAGCGGTTTAATTGCAGAATCTTATATCAGGCTCAGCAAGCAGGCAACGATAGAAAAGCATTATGTTTTAAAACAATTTGGCGCAATAGATGCTTCAGAAAGAGAACACTTAAAGGCGATTTTAAAGAGGATGTTTTCACTTTAG
- a CDS encoding electron transfer flavoprotein subunit beta/FixA family protein — translation MNIVVCIKQVPDSAEVRINPETNTLIRDGVPTIINPYDMHAIEAGLQIKEMTKGKVTVITMGPPQAESALREAISMGADDAVLLSDRAFAGADTWATAFTISRAIAKIGADIIICGKQAIDGDTAQVGPEMAEFLDIPHIAYIRKIEDIKPDSIKVQRMMDEGYDIVESSLPVLLTVVKELNQPRLPSLKGKMAAKKTEIKKFGAKELEIDEKDTGLKGSPTQVKNIFAPEARGDRKVLSGTLEEQVNQLAEELKQLKCL, via the coding sequence ATGAACATTGTAGTCTGCATAAAACAGGTTCCTGACAGCGCGGAGGTAAGGATCAATCCTGAGACCAACACCCTCATCAGGGACGGCGTGCCCACCATAATAAACCCCTACGATATGCACGCAATCGAGGCAGGCCTGCAGATAAAGGAAATGACAAAAGGCAAGGTCACGGTAATAACAATGGGGCCTCCGCAGGCAGAATCAGCCTTGAGAGAGGCAATATCAATGGGAGCCGACGATGCAGTGCTTTTAAGCGACAGGGCGTTTGCAGGCGCTGATACATGGGCCACTGCTTTTACAATCTCCAGGGCAATAGCGAAAATCGGAGCAGACATCATCATCTGCGGCAAACAGGCAATCGACGGCGACACAGCGCAGGTTGGGCCGGAGATGGCAGAGTTTCTGGATATACCTCATATCGCATACATAAGAAAGATAGAGGACATAAAGCCTGATTCAATAAAAGTCCAGCGCATGATGGATGAAGGTTACGACATAGTGGAGTCCTCATTGCCTGTGCTTCTGACAGTGGTAAAGGAACTGAACCAGCCAAGGCTTCCATCCTTAAAGGGCAAAATGGCGGCAAAAAAAACAGAGATTAAAAAGTTTGGAGCTAAAGAACTTGAGATTGACGAAAAAGATACAGGGCTTAAAGGCTCTCCGACACAGGTCAAGAATATTTTTGCGCCTGAGGCTCGCGGAGACAGAAAGGTGCTGTCAGGAACGCTTGAAGAACAGGTTAATCAACTTGCAGAGGAGTTAAAGCAACTGAAATGCCTATAA
- a CDS encoding 4Fe-4S binding protein has product MPIIVDRDKCTGCETCVSVCPFDAIKIKDDGKAFINEYCQMCMACLSACPEGAIIEIKEEGAPVSYQPSDYKGVWVFAEQREDSIAAVSLELLGAGRRLADELKTELSAVLFGASEKDANELIKWGADTVYHSGNPVFEKFNDEPYSKLLVNLIKEHKPAIVLAGATPIGRSFIPRVAASLRTGLTADCTSLGIDKDTGNLLQVRPAFGGNIMATILCPNHRPQIATVRPRVMKKSEYNPEKRGEIVSVDTENLTSRTRVIETIKETLGCKVNLQEADIIIAGGRGLGDTKGFNLLFELAEILGGTVGASRAAVDEGWIQYRHQVGQTGKTVCPKIYIACGISGAVQHLVGMQSSDIIIAINKNPEAPIFNVATYGIVGDLFEVLPLLIKKLKEIKS; this is encoded by the coding sequence ATGCCTATAATTGTTGACAGGGATAAATGCACAGGCTGCGAGACATGCGTAAGTGTGTGCCCTTTTGATGCTATAAAGATAAAAGATGACGGCAAGGCATTTATAAATGAATACTGCCAGATGTGTATGGCATGTCTGAGCGCATGCCCTGAAGGCGCGATTATTGAGATAAAAGAAGAAGGCGCGCCTGTCAGCTATCAGCCGTCAGATTACAAGGGCGTCTGGGTTTTTGCAGAGCAGAGGGAAGACAGCATCGCCGCAGTCTCGCTTGAACTGCTCGGCGCAGGAAGAAGGCTTGCCGATGAACTTAAGACAGAACTCTCTGCTGTCCTGTTCGGAGCATCTGAAAAAGATGCAAATGAACTCATAAAATGGGGGGCGGATACGGTATATCACTCAGGCAATCCTGTATTTGAAAAATTCAATGATGAGCCATATTCAAAACTGCTTGTTAATCTCATTAAAGAACATAAACCCGCCATAGTCCTTGCAGGAGCAACACCAATAGGGCGCTCATTCATACCGAGGGTCGCAGCAAGTCTGAGGACAGGGCTTACAGCAGACTGCACGTCTCTTGGTATTGATAAGGATACAGGGAATCTCTTACAGGTGCGTCCTGCATTCGGCGGAAATATCATGGCAACAATATTATGCCCTAATCACAGGCCGCAGATAGCAACAGTAAGGCCGAGAGTCATGAAAAAAAGTGAATATAATCCTGAAAAAAGGGGTGAGATTGTCTCAGTAGATACAGAAAATCTAACCAGTAGAACAAGGGTTATAGAAACGATAAAAGAGACTTTGGGATGTAAGGTAAATCTTCAGGAGGCAGATATAATCATAGCAGGCGGCAGGGGACTTGGAGATACAAAAGGGTTCAATCTCCTCTTTGAACTTGCAGAAATACTCGGAGGCACTGTTGGCGCCTCAAGGGCAGCGGTGGACGAGGGCTGGATTCAATACAGGCATCAGGTAGGACAGACAGGCAAAACAGTCTGCCCTAAGATATATATAGCATGCGGAATATCAGGCGCAGTCCAGCATCTTGTGGGCATGCAGTCATCGGATATAATTATTGCAATAAATAAAAATCCTGAGGCTCCGATATTCAATGTCGCGACTTACGGAATAGTCGGCGACCTATTCGAAGTGCTGCCGTTGCTGATAAAAAAACTGAAAGAGATTAAGTCGTGA
- the fabD gene encoding ACP S-malonyltransferase, whose protein sequence is MKLAFVFPGQGAQHVGMGKNLYENFDEVKTLYKAASDALGYDVADLSFNGPAEELNKTHRTQPCLLAASMAAYTALKVKGIKPSVVAGHSLGEYSALVASSVFSFRDAVKLTEKRGQLMQQAVPEGKGLMAAILGLDKDKVNEICSSVRSGYAAPANYNCPGQIVISGEKEAIEEAMKLLKDAGAKRTILLAVSAPSHCALMENASRALSEFLLLENIEMSAPSIPVVSNAAATFLDTVDSIKASLVKQLSHPVLWEDSIKTIVNSGINTFVETGPGKVLSGLIKRIEPEAVIFNVEDMGSLEKTVAGLKEIED, encoded by the coding sequence GTGAAACTCGCCTTTGTCTTTCCCGGACAGGGCGCGCAGCATGTAGGCATGGGGAAAAACCTATATGAAAATTTCGATGAAGTAAAAACACTTTATAAAGCAGCCTCGGACGCGCTGGGCTATGATGTTGCTGATTTAAGTTTTAACGGCCCTGCTGAAGAGCTTAACAAGACTCATAGAACCCAGCCGTGTCTTCTTGCGGCGAGCATGGCAGCATACACAGCCTTGAAGGTAAAAGGAATAAAACCATCAGTTGTTGCAGGCCACAGCCTCGGCGAATACTCAGCGCTTGTTGCGTCATCGGTCTTTTCATTCAGAGATGCTGTAAAACTCACAGAGAAACGCGGGCAGCTTATGCAGCAGGCGGTTCCTGAAGGCAAAGGACTCATGGCTGCTATTCTTGGACTGGATAAGGATAAGGTCAATGAGATATGCTCTTCTGTGCGCTCGGGTTATGCTGCGCCTGCCAATTATAACTGTCCCGGACAGATAGTAATCTCAGGCGAGAAAGAAGCAATTGAAGAGGCGATGAAACTCCTGAAAGATGCAGGCGCAAAAAGGACAATACTATTAGCAGTAAGCGCTCCGTCACACTGCGCCCTAATGGAAAATGCCTCCAGAGCGCTCTCTGAGTTCTTATTACTTGAAAATATAGAAATGAGTGCCCCCTCTATTCCCGTTGTAAGCAATGCAGCTGCAACATTTCTGGACACTGTTGACAGCATAAAGGCATCGCTTGTAAAACAACTCAGCCATCCTGTTTTATGGGAAGATTCTATTAAGACGATTGTTAATTCAGGGATAAATACATTCGTAGAAACAGGCCCCGGCAAAGTCCTTTCAGGATTGATTAAGAGAATAGAGCCTGAGGCAGTGATATTTAATGTGGAAGACATGGGAAGTCTTGAGAAAACAGTTGCAGGACTTAAAGAGATTGAGGATTGA
- a CDS encoding MFS transporter translates to MPLKNKKQVISWCLFDFANSSYSAVISAVIFPVYFANYIVGNESGLGDLWWGRAVSLSMAVVVLTSPFLGGIADFSGIRKRLLFIYTLLCVSAVASFSMIQKGMVIEGFLFAVLANIGMEGGFAFYNSFLPEIAEKEYHGRVSAWGYAVGYAGSILSLIIALPLVSKGHFDLTWLMVAVFFSIFSIPAFLFLPHDMKGGLSITHSSSRGIRYTWSTFKKIWTQRELRKFLLSYLIYEDGVNTVIVFSSIFAATTLGFNARDLIMLYLLVQITALAGAFIMAKPIDLWGPKKVVSISLMMWAGVSILAYFAQLKSQFFVIAVIAGFGLGAVQAATRAFFTQFIPPEHESEYFGVFSMVGKSSAIFGPLLFGYISSSFGSQRPAILSVAVFFIVGLISLHFVKGGGPNVRDI, encoded by the coding sequence ATGCCGTTAAAGAACAAAAAGCAGGTCATTAGCTGGTGTCTTTTTGATTTTGCGAATTCAAGCTACTCCGCAGTAATAAGCGCAGTTATCTTCCCCGTCTATTTTGCAAATTATATCGTAGGCAATGAATCAGGGCTTGGCGACCTGTGGTGGGGAAGAGCAGTTTCATTAAGCATGGCTGTTGTAGTTCTCACCTCACCTTTTCTCGGAGGCATTGCGGATTTCAGCGGCATAAGAAAAAGGCTTCTTTTCATATACACTCTGCTGTGCGTCTCTGCGGTCGCCTCTTTTTCTATGATTCAGAAGGGCATGGTAATTGAGGGATTCCTCTTTGCTGTTCTTGCCAATATCGGTATGGAAGGAGGATTTGCATTTTACAATTCATTCCTTCCTGAGATAGCTGAAAAGGAATATCATGGAAGGGTATCTGCATGGGGATATGCTGTAGGCTATGCAGGCTCGATATTATCGCTTATTATTGCGCTTCCGCTCGTGAGCAAGGGACATTTTGATTTAACATGGCTCATGGTTGCGGTTTTTTTCTCTATTTTCTCTATACCTGCATTTTTATTCTTACCGCATGATATGAAAGGAGGACTGAGCATAACACATTCATCCTCGAGAGGAATCCGATACACATGGAGCACGTTCAAAAAAATCTGGACGCAGAGGGAGTTGAGAAAATTTTTGTTATCCTATCTTATTTATGAGGACGGGGTAAACACGGTCATCGTTTTTTCGAGCATCTTTGCGGCAACCACGCTTGGATTCAATGCCCGGGATCTGATAATGCTCTACCTGCTTGTGCAGATAACAGCCCTTGCAGGAGCATTCATAATGGCAAAACCCATTGATCTCTGGGGACCCAAAAAAGTCGTGTCCATATCCTTGATGATGTGGGCTGGAGTCTCGATACTCGCTTATTTTGCACAGTTGAAATCCCAGTTCTTTGTAATAGCAGTTATAGCAGGCTTCGGGCTCGGCGCTGTTCAGGCAGCAACAAGGGCTTTCTTTACGCAATTTATTCCGCCTGAACATGAATCAGAATACTTCGGGGTATTTTCCATGGTAGGAAAATCTTCAGCTATATTCGGGCCGCTGCTGTTCGGATACATATCATCCTCATTTGGAAGCCAGCGTCCTGCAATATTATCAGTGGCAGTATTTTTCATTGTGGGCCTTATAAGCCTTCATTTTGTAAAAGGCGGAGGGCCGAATGTCAGGGATATTTAA
- a CDS encoding TIGR00282 family metallophosphoesterase — protein sequence MKILFIGDIVGKVGRTTIKGLLPNIVDRYKIDFVIANGENIAGGFGVTDKTAGEILNCGIHVITTGNHIWDKKDSIPYIIKEDRILRPVNYPPGVPGCGSVVHALSNGTKVGVLNISGRVFMSALDCPFRTGKEEIKKLRESTDIIIVDFHAEATSEKIAFGYFVDGKVSAVIGTHTHVQTADEKILPNGTAYITDVGMTGPAVSVIGIEKEQIIERFLLQMPMKFEVAKGEGILSAVVIEIDEKTGKATAIQRLQLKYP from the coding sequence ATGAAGATATTATTCATAGGCGATATAGTCGGCAAGGTCGGCAGGACAACCATCAAGGGACTCCTGCCCAATATCGTTGACAGGTACAAAATAGACTTTGTAATTGCAAACGGTGAGAATATTGCCGGCGGTTTTGGCGTGACAGACAAAACAGCCGGCGAGATACTGAATTGCGGTATTCATGTCATTACAACCGGAAATCATATATGGGATAAAAAGGATTCTATTCCTTACATTATAAAAGAAGACAGAATACTCAGGCCCGTGAACTATCCGCCTGGTGTGCCGGGATGCGGCAGCGTAGTGCATGCTCTTTCAAACGGAACAAAGGTCGGAGTGCTGAATATCTCAGGCAGGGTTTTTATGTCAGCCCTTGACTGTCCGTTCAGGACCGGCAAGGAAGAGATTAAGAAACTAAGAGAATCCACGGATATAATTATAGTGGACTTTCATGCAGAGGCAACTTCGGAAAAGATAGCGTTCGGTTATTTTGTTGACGGTAAAGTAAGCGCGGTTATCGGCACGCATACGCATGTGCAGACTGCAGATGAAAAGATACTTCCTAACGGCACCGCATATATTACGGATGTCGGAATGACAGGGCCTGCGGTTTCTGTTATAGGGATTGAGAAAGAGCAGATTATAGAGCGGTTTCTGCTTCAGATGCCTATGAAATTTGAAGTGGCTAAGGGCGAAGGGATATTGTCAGCAGTAGTTATAGAGATAGATGAAAAGACCGGAAAAGCAACCGCAATTCAGAGATTACAGCTTAAATATCCCTGA